A single Sphingomonas kaistensis DNA region contains:
- a CDS encoding quinone-dependent dihydroorotate dehydrogenase, whose translation MSLYPLVRPLFFSLDAERAHGLSITALKALPAGKAPAFDPVLASEVAGLRFPSPVGLAAGYDKNAEVFDAMLGHGFGFVEVGTLTPLAQPGNPKPRMFRLVEDAAVINRLGFNNGGQDAALARLKARRTKGIVGVNIGANKDSPDRIRDYAEGVRRMAPVADYLTVNISSPNTPGLRNLQAGGELGELLAAVREARTAAFSNPPVFLKVAPDLEDGDPIRIVRAVADHGIDGIIVSNTTITRPPLSSRHRDEAGGLSGAPLAILAMHQLQAFYAITGGQVPLISAGGISDGHDAWRRICAGANLVQLYSAMVYKGPQIARDIAADIRERLAATRFSSLAEAVGSSA comes from the coding sequence ATGAGTCTCTACCCCCTCGTCCGCCCGCTCTTCTTCAGCTTGGATGCCGAGCGCGCGCACGGCCTCAGCATCACCGCCCTGAAAGCGCTTCCGGCGGGCAAGGCTCCGGCATTCGATCCCGTGCTGGCAAGCGAGGTCGCGGGTTTGCGCTTCCCCTCGCCGGTCGGACTGGCGGCGGGTTACGACAAGAATGCCGAGGTGTTCGATGCGATGCTGGGCCACGGCTTCGGCTTCGTCGAGGTCGGCACGCTGACCCCCTTGGCGCAGCCGGGCAATCCCAAGCCCCGCATGTTCCGGCTGGTCGAGGATGCGGCGGTGATCAATCGCCTCGGCTTCAACAACGGTGGTCAGGACGCGGCGCTGGCCCGGCTCAAGGCCCGGCGGACAAAAGGCATCGTCGGGGTCAACATCGGCGCCAACAAGGACAGCCCCGACCGCATCCGCGATTATGCCGAAGGCGTGCGGCGAATGGCGCCGGTCGCCGACTATCTGACGGTCAACATCTCCTCCCCCAACACACCGGGCCTGCGCAATCTTCAGGCCGGCGGCGAGCTGGGCGAATTGCTGGCGGCGGTGCGCGAGGCGCGGACTGCGGCGTTCAGCAACCCGCCCGTCTTCCTCAAGGTCGCACCCGACCTCGAGGACGGCGACCCGATCCGTATCGTCCGCGCGGTCGCCGATCACGGCATCGACGGGATCATCGTCTCCAACACCACCATCACCCGCCCGCCGCTGTCATCCCGGCACCGCGACGAAGCAGGCGGCCTGTCGGGCGCCCCGCTCGCAATTCTCGCCATGCACCAATTGCAGGCCTTCTACGCGATCACCGGCGGGCAGGTCCCGCTGATTTCGGCCGGCGGGATCAGCGATGGTCATGACGCGTGGCGCCGGATCTGCGCCGGGGCCAACCTTGTTCAGCTCTATTCGGCGATGGTCTACAAGGGGCCGCAGATTGCCCGCGACATCGCTGCGGACATCCGCGAACGGCTCGCCGCCACCCGCTTCTCCTCCCTCGCGGAAGCGGTCGGGTCTAGCGCCTGA
- the ggt gene encoding gamma-glutamyltransferase, producing the protein MTARLAFAPLLALLAAGCATLPQRAPSTRAVSRPGFVIAANPLAAKAGMDVLQRGGSAADAAVAVQAALGLVEPQSSGLGGGAFMTYYDARTAKVTVYDGRETAPAGATPTMFIGPDGKPLSFATAVLSGRATGVPGAVRMLEMAQRAHGRLRWSELFEPTAVLAEQGFAISPRLGRMLAGNYAELSAPDVVKYFSKPDGTRLKVGDTLQNPVYARFLRRLASGGANVFYTGETAARIVERVRQGPFASSMTMADLSRYRPVKREALCRAWQSYTACVPPPPSSGVSTLQLLEMLGRTDIASRGPGDPQGWYLFAEGSRLMYADRDRYVADPAFVKVPVEGLLDPAYVASRAALIGPSAGPPPVAGKPPGAAAVGADATREPAGTSHFIVGDSNGNVVSMTTTVESIFGSGRMVDGFFLNNQMTDFSFSPTEADGRPAANAVAGGKRPRSSMTPLILLDAQGRFAGAFGSPGGSAILAYVSKTMVGSLMWKLPVQGAIDLPNLVARGSSFGGEVDKFPAGVVAGLAARGVALKPGQGEDSGVHAVLIRPDGQIDGGYDKRREGVVLVDEKRTPVRR; encoded by the coding sequence ATGACCGCTCGTCTCGCTTTCGCCCCCCTGCTCGCCCTTCTGGCCGCTGGTTGCGCCACGCTGCCGCAACGCGCCCCGTCGACGCGGGCCGTCTCTCGACCCGGCTTCGTGATCGCCGCCAATCCGCTGGCGGCCAAGGCGGGGATGGACGTGCTCCAGCGCGGCGGCAGCGCGGCCGATGCGGCGGTAGCGGTGCAGGCGGCGCTGGGCCTCGTCGAACCGCAATCGAGCGGTCTCGGCGGGGGCGCCTTCATGACTTATTACGACGCGCGGACAGCCAAGGTCACCGTCTACGACGGGCGCGAGACGGCACCTGCGGGTGCGACCCCGACCATGTTCATCGGCCCCGACGGCAAGCCCTTGTCCTTCGCCACCGCGGTGCTGAGCGGGCGGGCGACCGGGGTGCCGGGTGCGGTGCGGATGCTCGAGATGGCGCAGCGCGCGCACGGGCGGCTCCGCTGGTCCGAATTGTTCGAGCCGACCGCGGTGCTGGCCGAACAGGGCTTCGCGATCAGCCCGCGCCTCGGGCGGATGCTCGCCGGCAATTATGCCGAACTGTCGGCGCCCGATGTGGTGAAATATTTTAGCAAGCCCGACGGGACCAGGCTCAAGGTCGGCGATACGCTGCAGAACCCGGTCTACGCCCGGTTCCTGCGCCGGCTGGCGAGCGGCGGGGCGAATGTTTTTTACACCGGCGAGACCGCGGCGCGGATCGTCGAGCGGGTGCGGCAGGGGCCGTTCGCGAGCAGCATGACGATGGCCGATCTGTCACGTTATCGCCCGGTGAAGCGCGAGGCGCTGTGCCGTGCATGGCAGAGCTATACCGCCTGCGTTCCGCCGCCGCCGTCGAGCGGGGTGTCGACCTTGCAATTGCTGGAGATGCTCGGCCGCACCGATATCGCGTCGCGCGGCCCCGGCGATCCGCAGGGCTGGTATCTGTTCGCCGAAGGCTCGCGCCTGATGTACGCCGACCGCGACCGCTATGTCGCCGATCCGGCCTTTGTGAAGGTGCCGGTCGAGGGCCTGCTCGATCCCGCTTATGTCGCGAGCCGGGCGGCGCTGATCGGTCCGTCCGCCGGGCCGCCGCCGGTCGCGGGGAAACCGCCGGGCGCGGCGGCGGTGGGTGCCGACGCCACGCGGGAGCCGGCCGGAACCAGCCATTTCATAGTCGGCGACAGCAACGGCAATGTGGTCAGCATGACCACCACGGTGGAAAGCATCTTTGGCTCCGGCCGGATGGTCGACGGCTTTTTCCTCAACAATCAGATGACCGATTTCAGTTTCTCACCGACCGAGGCCGATGGCCGTCCCGCCGCCAATGCGGTGGCGGGGGGCAAACGGCCGCGCTCGTCGATGACGCCGTTGATCCTGCTCGACGCGCAGGGCCGGTTCGCGGGGGCGTTCGGAAGCCCCGGGGGAAGCGCGATCCTGGCCTATGTCAGCAAAACCATGGTCGGAAGCCTGATGTGGAAGCTGCCGGTGCAGGGGGCGATCGATCTGCCCAACCTCGTTGCGCGAGGGTCGAGCTTCGGCGGCGAGGTGGACAAGTTTCCGGCCGGTGTCGTCGCGGGGCTGGCGGCCAGGGGCGTGGCGCTGAAGCCGGGGCAGGGCGAGGACAGCGGCGTTCATGCGGTGTTGATCCGTCCCGACGGCCAAATCGACGGCGGCTATGACAAGCGTCGCGAAGGCGTGGTGCTGGTGGACGAGAAGCGGACGCCGGTCAGGCGCTAG
- a CDS encoding sulfite exporter TauE/SafE family protein, protein MDIYLPIANMSVNALFIVILGGLVGILSGLFGVGGGFLTTPLLIFYGIPPSVAVASATTQITGASVSGVFAHMKRGGVDLRMGLVMIAGGLVGSLAGAGLFRLAQASGQIDVVIGILYVALLLPIGLLMLRDAVVALGWWKPAEKEAEPRKRHHRLVASLPFRWRFYASGLYLSPLAPLALGFVAGILTVLLGVGGGFILVPAMIYILGMAPRVVVGTSLVMILAVSAATTMIHALTTRSVDIVLAALLLVGGVLGAQYGARLTTRLKPDLLRFGLGVIILLVALRMALGLTYRPEEIFSIEYL, encoded by the coding sequence ATGGACATCTACCTCCCCATCGCCAACATGAGCGTCAACGCGCTCTTTATCGTGATCCTCGGCGGGCTGGTCGGCATCCTGTCCGGGCTGTTCGGGGTGGGCGGCGGCTTTCTGACGACGCCATTGCTGATCTTCTACGGTATTCCCCCAAGCGTCGCGGTCGCCTCGGCCACCACCCAGATCACCGGCGCCAGCGTGTCGGGCGTGTTCGCCCACATGAAACGCGGCGGGGTGGACCTGCGCATGGGGCTGGTGATGATCGCCGGCGGCCTGGTCGGAAGCCTCGCGGGTGCCGGCCTGTTCCGCCTTGCCCAGGCTAGCGGCCAGATCGACGTGGTGATCGGCATCCTCTACGTCGCGCTGCTGCTGCCGATCGGCCTCCTGATGCTGCGCGACGCGGTGGTCGCACTCGGCTGGTGGAAGCCCGCCGAAAAGGAAGCGGAGCCGCGCAAGCGCCATCACCGGCTGGTCGCCTCGCTCCCCTTCCGCTGGCGCTTCTACGCTAGTGGCCTCTATCTCTCGCCGCTGGCACCCCTCGCGCTGGGCTTCGTTGCGGGCATCCTGACCGTGCTGCTCGGCGTCGGCGGCGGGTTCATCCTGGTCCCGGCGATGATCTACATCCTCGGCATGGCACCGCGCGTGGTGGTCGGCACCAGCCTCGTCATGATCCTTGCGGTCAGCGCCGCGACCACCATGATCCATGCCCTGACCACCCGCTCGGTCGATATCGTGCTGGCCGCGCTGCTGCTGGTCGGCGGCGTGCTCGGCGCGCAATATGGCGCCCGCCTCACCACCCGCCTCAAGCCCGACCTCCTTCGGTTCGGCCTCGGCGTCATCATCCTCCTCGTGGCGCTGCGAATGGCGCTCGGCCTGACTTACCGGCCCGAGGAAATCTTCTCGATCGAATATCTGTGA
- a CDS encoding TIGR02186 family protein has product MRPFFLALLAPLLLGQAGPRLVPDISARAIEIRYSFTGAQLLLFGAILYPGGRTPTRPLDVVVLLKGPVQPMIVREKQKIAGIWMNADSHRFVSAPAYYAVASNRPLSQIVGERTAAVYELGLGNLQLSPGGGAQPEKAQRFENGLLDLRTRQGLYAENSNGVEISDGVLYRARISIPSQVPIGTYETETFLIDRGKVIAAATKEVDVRKTGFERFIATAARRHGFLYGLAAVVLSLGLGWGAAALFGRNS; this is encoded by the coding sequence CTGCGGCCTTTCTTCCTCGCGCTGCTGGCCCCGCTCCTCCTGGGCCAGGCCGGCCCACGCCTGGTGCCCGATATCTCCGCCCGCGCGATCGAGATCCGCTACAGCTTCACCGGCGCGCAACTGCTGCTGTTCGGCGCGATCCTTTATCCCGGCGGCCGCACCCCGACCCGGCCGCTCGACGTGGTGGTGCTGCTGAAAGGCCCGGTGCAGCCGATGATCGTCCGCGAAAAACAGAAGATCGCCGGCATCTGGATGAACGCCGACAGCCACCGCTTCGTGTCCGCCCCGGCCTATTACGCCGTCGCCTCCAACCGCCCCTTGTCGCAGATCGTCGGTGAGCGCACCGCCGCGGTCTATGAACTCGGCCTCGGCAATCTCCAGCTATCGCCCGGCGGCGGCGCGCAGCCCGAAAAAGCGCAGCGCTTCGAAAACGGCCTGCTCGACCTGCGCACCCGTCAGGGTCTGTATGCCGAAAACAGCAACGGCGTCGAAATCAGCGACGGCGTTCTCTACCGCGCCCGAATCTCGATCCCCAGCCAAGTCCCGATCGGCACTTACGAGACCGAGACCTTCTTGATCGACCGCGGCAAGGTGATCGCCGCCGCGACCAAGGAAGTGGACGTCCGCAAAACCGGGTTCGAACGCTTCATCGCCACCGCTGCGCGGCGGCATGGCTTTCTCTACGGGCTTGCCGCCGTGGTGCTGAGCCTCGGCCTCGGCTGGGGCGCCGCCGCCCTGTTCGGGCGCAACAGCTAG
- a CDS encoding ATP-binding protein: MEDNAGLRQLIDELTSHSEDDHAGGHVPVVREKFDPIGAVMDIAGSGSQAKLDPVKLLALADHRDPSVAMSGQVGSQVKMAVGKSWLIANVRTMKAGDDGSVIAAIDFLGEGSRDQNGGMSGFRRGVTRYPIPGAEVHPVTTDDLRQVFAASDSAHVEIGTVYPTEDIRGALYIDPMLSKHFAILGSTGTGKSTSVALILHRISNYSPEGHIVMIDPHGEYSAAFKGCGELFNVDNLQLPYWLLNFEEHCEVLLTTDGAERNRDADILAKCLLAARTKNKFSEQFGKVTVDSPIPYLLTDLNSILVAEMGKLDRAGDTTPYQRLKTKLDELKADPRYTFMFSGMNITDSMGSFIAKLFRMPANGKPISIVDVSGVPSDITSVVVSVLARMVFDYAIWSRTEAQRPILLVCEEAHRYVPKDENNGVQAVRKILERIAKEGRKYGVSLGLITQRPSDLAEGVLSQCGTIISMRLNNDRDQACVRAAMPEGARGFLDAIPALRNRECIVCGEGVAIPIRVRFDDLEPEKRPASSDPSFANLWRETGGEAEIITRTVKRWRGHGR, from the coding sequence ATGGAAGACAATGCGGGTCTCAGGCAGCTGATCGACGAGCTGACCAGCCATTCGGAAGACGATCATGCCGGCGGCCACGTCCCCGTCGTGCGCGAAAAGTTCGATCCGATCGGCGCGGTCATGGACATCGCCGGCTCGGGCTCGCAGGCCAAGCTCGATCCCGTGAAGCTGCTCGCACTCGCCGACCACCGCGATCCCTCGGTCGCGATGTCGGGGCAGGTCGGCAGCCAGGTCAAGATGGCGGTCGGCAAGAGCTGGCTAATCGCCAACGTCCGGACCATGAAGGCGGGCGACGACGGCTCGGTGATCGCCGCCATCGACTTCCTCGGCGAAGGCAGCCGCGACCAGAATGGCGGTATGAGCGGCTTCCGCCGCGGTGTCACCCGCTACCCGATCCCGGGCGCCGAAGTGCACCCGGTCACCACCGATGACCTCCGCCAGGTGTTCGCCGCCTCCGACAGCGCCCACGTCGAGATCGGCACCGTCTACCCGACCGAAGACATTCGCGGCGCGCTCTACATCGACCCGATGCTCAGCAAGCATTTCGCGATCCTCGGCTCGACCGGCACCGGCAAATCGACCTCGGTCGCGCTGATCCTCCATCGCATCTCGAACTACAGCCCCGAGGGGCACATCGTGATGATCGATCCGCACGGCGAATATTCCGCCGCCTTCAAGGGCTGCGGCGAACTCTTCAACGTCGACAATCTTCAGCTCCCCTACTGGCTGCTCAATTTCGAAGAACATTGCGAGGTGCTGCTCACCACCGACGGGGCCGAGCGCAATCGCGACGCCGACATCCTCGCCAAATGCCTCCTCGCCGCGCGGACCAAGAACAAGTTTTCGGAGCAGTTTGGCAAGGTGACGGTGGATTCGCCGATCCCCTATCTGCTGACCGACCTGAACTCGATCCTGGTCGCCGAAATGGGCAAGCTCGACCGCGCCGGCGACACCACACCCTACCAGCGGCTCAAGACCAAGCTCGACGAACTCAAGGCCGACCCGCGCTACACCTTCATGTTCTCGGGCATGAACATCACCGATTCGATGGGCAGCTTCATCGCCAAGCTGTTCCGCATGCCCGCCAACGGCAAGCCGATCAGCATCGTCGACGTGTCGGGCGTGCCGTCCGACATCACCAGCGTCGTCGTCTCGGTGCTCGCCCGCATGGTGTTCGATTACGCCATCTGGTCACGCACCGAAGCGCAGCGGCCGATCTTGCTCGTCTGCGAAGAAGCCCACCGTTACGTCCCCAAGGACGAGAACAACGGCGTCCAGGCGGTCCGCAAAATCCTCGAACGGATCGCCAAGGAAGGCCGTAAATATGGCGTGTCGCTGGGCCTCATCACCCAGCGTCCGTCCGACTTGGCCGAAGGCGTGCTGTCGCAGTGCGGCACGATCATCTCGATGCGTCTCAATAACGACCGCGACCAAGCCTGCGTCCGCGCCGCCATGCCCGAAGGCGCCCGCGGCTTCCTCGACGCCATCCCCGCCCTCCGCAACCGCGAATGCATCGTCTGCGGCGAAGGCGTCGCGATTCCGATCCGCGTCCGGTTCGACGACCTCGAACCCGAAAAGCGCCCGGCCTCGTCCGATCCGAGCTTCGCCAACCTGTGGCGTGAAACCGGCGGCGAAGCCGAGATCATCACCCGCACCGTCAAGCGCTGGCGCGGCCACGGCCGCTAA
- a CDS encoding UrcA family protein, translated as MESRKFACLTAAIAFGLSLVGIAGAAAASGPLQDVVVKGERIDPDLQRRVSYADLNLAFRPGQKILASRIRSTANGLCWDLNGPYSTDRCTIDAIDSTKGQVAAAVERAKRQMAGLPVGPAVAISMVIGAR; from the coding sequence ATGGAAAGCCGCAAATTCGCCTGCCTGACCGCCGCCATCGCGTTCGGACTGAGCCTGGTCGGCATTGCCGGCGCCGCCGCCGCTTCTGGCCCGCTGCAGGACGTGGTGGTGAAGGGCGAACGGATCGATCCCGACCTGCAACGCCGGGTGTCCTACGCCGATCTCAACCTCGCCTTCCGCCCGGGGCAGAAGATCCTCGCCTCGCGCATCCGCAGCACCGCCAACGGCCTGTGCTGGGATCTGAACGGGCCCTACAGCACCGACCGCTGCACCATTGACGCGATCGACAGCACCAAGGGCCAGGTGGCCGCGGCGGTCGAGCGTGCCAAGCGCCAGATGGCCGGGCTTCCGGTGGGTCCGGCGGTGGCGATTTCGATGGTGATCGGCGCGCGCTGA
- a CDS encoding LytTR family transcriptional regulator DNA-binding domain-containing protein produces the protein MTDLVVIACIAFDHRSEPDGLKRFKACLLQCPQVERAMEVCGTFDLILQGHCSDMAEFTAGMDRLREPLAQYTTRVETNFVARTVNRQSPVSAPSGAMWLPCKDGRRRIEHRLIDKIVAEGDYMRVHVGSWDCLVHDTMAHLVAELADQGFVQLHRSSLVRITFIERLLHDGRRWKARLCDGSEMWVAKSHTPDVLRIMAGESSMDPASSPKPDPAGDVPATINENELKLTL, from the coding sequence ATGACCGACCTGGTCGTCATTGCATGCATTGCCTTTGATCATCGCTCCGAACCGGATGGGTTGAAGCGATTCAAGGCGTGCCTCCTCCAATGTCCGCAGGTGGAGCGGGCGATGGAGGTGTGCGGCACGTTCGACCTCATTCTTCAGGGCCATTGCTCGGACATGGCGGAGTTCACCGCGGGCATGGACCGGCTGCGCGAGCCCCTGGCGCAATATACGACGCGGGTGGAAACGAACTTCGTCGCCCGGACCGTGAACCGCCAGTCGCCAGTCTCCGCTCCGTCGGGCGCGATGTGGTTGCCGTGCAAGGACGGTCGCCGGCGGATCGAGCATCGACTGATCGACAAGATCGTCGCCGAGGGCGATTATATGCGGGTGCATGTCGGCAGCTGGGACTGCCTCGTCCACGACACCATGGCACATCTGGTCGCCGAGCTCGCCGACCAGGGGTTCGTCCAGCTGCATCGCAGCTCGCTGGTCCGGATCACCTTTATCGAGCGGCTGCTTCACGACGGGCGCCGCTGGAAGGCGCGGCTGTGCGATGGAAGCGAGATGTGGGTAGCCAAGAGCCATACCCCCGACGTGCTGCGGATCATGGCGGGCGAGTCGTCGATGGATCCGGCGTCTTCACCGAAACCGGACCCTGCGGGCGACGTGCCGGCGACGATCAACGAAAACGAGCTGAAGCTGACCCTGTGA
- a CDS encoding DVUA0089 family protein — protein sequence MKMGKVLAFGIAGALLTSGTAASAADFSYTGSLPNANAVQFFNFSVGTDSTVTLRSYSYAGGTNAAGQVIARGGFDPILALFDSSGALIGQNDDGGLNVPADINGNRYDVFLSRLLGPGNYTVSVAAFSNFALGPNLSNGFQGTGSFNGRTNAWAFDILNVNSAAQVGAVPEPGTWALMLIGFGAVGASLRRRRRVSAVPTFSN from the coding sequence ATGAAGATGGGCAAAGTGCTGGCGTTCGGCATTGCAGGGGCGCTGTTGACCAGCGGAACCGCTGCCTCGGCGGCCGACTTCTCCTACACTGGCTCGTTGCCGAATGCCAACGCGGTGCAGTTTTTCAACTTTTCCGTCGGCACCGACTCCACGGTGACGCTGCGGTCCTATTCCTATGCGGGCGGCACCAACGCCGCCGGACAGGTGATCGCGCGTGGCGGCTTCGATCCGATCCTGGCGCTGTTCGACAGCTCGGGCGCTCTGATCGGCCAGAATGATGACGGCGGACTTAACGTCCCGGCCGATATCAACGGCAATCGGTACGACGTCTTCCTCAGCCGCTTGCTTGGTCCGGGCAACTATACCGTGTCGGTAGCGGCCTTCTCCAACTTCGCGCTTGGACCGAACCTTTCGAACGGGTTTCAGGGCACCGGCTCGTTCAACGGTCGCACCAACGCGTGGGCGTTCGACATCCTGAACGTCAACAGCGCGGCGCAGGTCGGCGCCGTTCCGGAACCCGGCACCTGGGCCCTGATGCTGATCGGCTTCGGCGCGGTTGGCGCATCCCTCCGCCGTCGCCGCAGGGTGAGCGCGGTGCCCACTTTCAGCAACTGA
- a CDS encoding M23 family metallopeptidase, producing the protein MFHSPRPLVAAAAVPIAFGRAGVLRPPEPRFSLVVDLSQNLFSARWWRGLATLTALVTGVSLLAPQMGPLPAGTPVAEGPDQARQEAALAVGALSRGSATGLTMSEGPLARPIASAPARQSRTLSLVVSPGDRLARLLSRNGVRMADALHAAAMIRAEKALPAPGTTLSLRLGAPDAAGQRPIEQLHYRARLDLEIEVSGGETGLRVERRAMNLDRTPLRIRGSVGGGLYWALRSAGASPAQAADYLQAIGGSLDVGSEVMPGDRFELVVAQAKSADGRTVSEGLLYAGLDRSGGSDLSLVRVPIGGRLQWINETASPEPVRSGLLAPVSGPITSGFGGRMHPILRFIRMHKGVDYGAGWGAPIVAAADGQVIRAGWAGGYGRQVRIAHAGGLVTSYSHMSRIVAEGGFVRRGELIGYVGSSGLSTGPHLHYEVLKDGVPVNPLGVTLVSRPVFNDKLMAAVRARAKALRGL; encoded by the coding sequence ATGTTTCATTCGCCCCGCCCGCTGGTCGCTGCCGCCGCCGTGCCGATCGCGTTCGGCCGCGCGGGCGTGCTGCGTCCCCCCGAGCCTCGCTTCAGCCTGGTGGTGGACCTCAGCCAAAATCTGTTCAGCGCGCGCTGGTGGCGCGGGCTGGCGACGCTGACGGCGCTGGTCACGGGGGTGTCGCTCCTGGCGCCGCAAATGGGGCCGTTGCCCGCGGGAACGCCGGTGGCGGAAGGCCCCGATCAGGCGCGGCAGGAAGCGGCGCTGGCGGTGGGCGCCTTGTCACGCGGCTCGGCGACGGGCCTTACCATGAGCGAAGGACCGCTGGCGCGCCCGATCGCCAGCGCCCCGGCGCGGCAGTCGAGGACGCTCAGCCTGGTGGTGTCGCCCGGCGACAGGCTTGCCCGGCTTCTGTCACGCAATGGCGTTCGAATGGCGGACGCGCTGCACGCGGCGGCGATGATCCGCGCCGAAAAAGCGCTGCCGGCGCCCGGCACCACCTTGTCGCTGCGCCTCGGCGCGCCCGATGCGGCGGGGCAGCGGCCGATCGAACAATTGCACTATCGCGCCCGGCTCGATCTGGAGATCGAGGTCAGCGGTGGCGAGACCGGGCTGCGGGTCGAGCGTCGCGCGATGAACCTCGACCGCACACCCTTGCGCATTCGTGGCAGCGTCGGCGGCGGGCTCTATTGGGCGCTGCGCTCGGCCGGGGCGTCACCGGCGCAGGCGGCGGATTACCTGCAGGCGATCGGGGGCAGCCTCGACGTCGGTAGCGAGGTGATGCCGGGCGACCGGTTCGAGCTGGTGGTGGCGCAGGCGAAGTCCGCCGATGGGCGGACGGTGTCGGAAGGGCTGCTGTATGCCGGGCTCGACCGCTCGGGCGGCAGCGATCTCAGCCTGGTGCGGGTGCCGATCGGCGGCAGGCTGCAGTGGATCAATGAGACCGCGTCTCCCGAACCGGTGCGCAGCGGCTTGCTGGCGCCGGTGTCGGGACCGATCACCTCTGGCTTCGGCGGGCGGATGCACCCGATCCTGCGATTTATCCGGATGCACAAGGGCGTCGATTATGGCGCCGGCTGGGGCGCGCCGATCGTCGCGGCGGCGGACGGACAGGTGATCCGCGCGGGCTGGGCCGGGGGCTATGGCCGGCAGGTCCGGATCGCGCATGCGGGCGGGCTGGTCACGAGCTACAGCCACATGAGCCGGATCGTCGCCGAAGGCGGCTTCGTCCGCCGCGGCGAACTGATCGGCTATGTCGGGTCGAGCGGCCTGTCGACCGGCCCGCATCTTCATTACGAGGTGCTGAAGGACGGCGTGCCGGTCAATCCGCTGGGCGTGACCCTGGTCAGCCGGCCCGTTTTCAATGACAAATTGATGGCGGCGGTGCGGGCGCGGGCCAAGGCGCTGCGCGGCCTGTAG